From the genome of Streptomyces showdoensis, one region includes:
- a CDS encoding LysM peptidoglycan-binding domain-containing protein, producing the protein MRGNGKHRRPGNTPLARGLAVVGITGSAALALPLAGATGAAAEAPQAAPTVRAVQAVQAAPTVRAVQAVQAAHSVAIEKAAASQAVKANGVVRYAVVAGDSLSKIAQKHHVSGGWKKIYRDNRAAVGADPGLIRPGLHLSIDAKGAKGAKAGKAGERPAAVSGSGAGGGSALPAVASRPAAQPAVVQAAAQAPAVSSASSAASAVSYTNDLDGWIRESLAIMARNGIPGTYEGIHRNVMRESSGNPLAVNDWDSNALAGTPSKGLLQVIEPTFQAYHVPGTAFDLFDPVANITAACNYAAARYGSIDNVNGAY; encoded by the coding sequence ATGCGTGGAAACGGTAAGCACCGCCGCCCCGGGAACACTCCGCTCGCTCGCGGGCTGGCCGTCGTCGGCATCACCGGCAGCGCCGCACTCGCCCTGCCGCTCGCCGGCGCGACGGGCGCCGCCGCCGAGGCCCCGCAGGCCGCGCCGACGGTGCGCGCCGTACAGGCCGTACAGGCCGCGCCGACGGTGCGCGCCGTACAGGCCGTACAGGCCGCGCATTCGGTCGCGATCGAAAAGGCGGCGGCGTCGCAGGCCGTGAAGGCGAACGGCGTCGTGCGCTATGCGGTGGTCGCCGGAGACTCGCTGTCGAAGATCGCCCAGAAGCACCACGTGAGCGGCGGCTGGAAGAAGATCTACCGAGACAACCGCGCCGCCGTGGGCGCGGACCCCGGTCTCATCCGCCCCGGCCTGCACCTCTCCATCGACGCGAAGGGCGCCAAGGGCGCCAAGGCCGGCAAGGCCGGCGAGCGTCCGGCCGCCGTGAGCGGATCGGGTGCGGGCGGCGGGTCCGCGCTCCCGGCGGTCGCGTCCCGCCCGGCCGCCCAGCCGGCCGTGGTCCAGGCCGCGGCCCAGGCGCCCGCGGTCTCCTCGGCGTCTTCGGCGGCCTCGGCCGTCTCGTACACGAACGACCTGGACGGCTGGATCCGCGAGTCGCTCGCGATCATGGCCAGGAACGGCATTCCGGGCACGTACGAGGGCATCCACCGCAACGTCATGCGCGAGTCCTCGGGCAACCCGCTGGCCGTCAACGACTGGGACTCCAACGCCCTCGCCGGCACCCCCTCCAAGGGCCTGCTCCAGGTGATCGAGCCCACCTTCCAGGCCTACCACGTCCCCGGCACGGCCTTCGACCTGTTCGACCCGGTCGCCAACATCACGGCCGCCTGCAACTACGCGGCCGCCCGCTACGGCTCCATCGACAACGTCAACGGCGCCTACTGA
- a CDS encoding DUF1304 domain-containing protein: MDAVANVLVGLVAALHAYIMVLEMFLWEKGPGRKLSGFDPAMARATAPLAANQGLYNGFLAAGLVWGLIAGDPTGFRVQVFFLVCVLVAGLYGGFTANRRILVAQALPGALALGAVLLAG, translated from the coding sequence ATGGATGCGGTCGCGAACGTGCTGGTCGGCCTGGTGGCGGCGCTGCACGCGTACATCATGGTTCTGGAGATGTTCCTCTGGGAGAAGGGGCCGGGACGCAAACTCTCCGGCTTCGACCCCGCGATGGCCCGGGCCACCGCCCCGCTCGCCGCGAACCAGGGCCTCTACAACGGCTTCCTGGCGGCCGGCCTCGTCTGGGGCCTGATCGCGGGGGACCCGACCGGCTTCCGGGTCCAGGTCTTCTTCCTGGTCTGCGTGCTGGTCGCCGGGCTGTACGGCGGCTTCACCGCCAACCGCCGCATCCTGGTGGCGCAGGCGCTCCCCGGGGCCCTCGCGCTCGGTGCCGTCCTGCTGGCCGGATGA
- a CDS encoding oxidoreductase, translating to MAGWNVQDIPSQRGRVAVVTGANSGIGYVTARELARAGAHVVLACRDRTRGETALARLRGEVPHAEAAFAPLDLGDLSSVRDFATALSERHEGLDLLVNNAGVMALPHGRTADGFETQFGVNHLGHFALTGLLMPLLLPTPGARVVSLSSGFHALSDLDHTDLNAERGYRRWIAYGRSKTANLLFVHELARRLAAAGSGLVAAAAHPGYAATNLQTAGPRQEGRRAAARMMELGNRIIAQPAATGALPTLYAATAPGVRPDAFIGPKLGWRGAPTRSWRAGWTLDDASGERLWTASEELTGVRY from the coding sequence ATGGCGGGCTGGAACGTGCAGGACATCCCCTCCCAGCGGGGACGCGTCGCGGTGGTCACCGGGGCCAACAGCGGCATCGGATACGTCACCGCCCGCGAACTCGCACGTGCCGGGGCGCACGTCGTCCTCGCCTGCCGCGACCGCACCCGCGGCGAGACGGCCCTCGCCCGGCTGCGCGGCGAAGTGCCGCACGCCGAAGCCGCGTTCGCGCCGCTCGACCTGGGGGACCTCTCCTCCGTACGGGACTTCGCCACCGCCCTGTCCGAGCGGCACGAGGGCCTCGACCTGCTCGTCAACAACGCCGGCGTGATGGCCCTGCCCCACGGCCGCACCGCCGACGGCTTCGAAACCCAGTTCGGGGTGAACCACCTCGGCCACTTCGCGCTCACCGGGCTCCTCATGCCCCTGCTGCTGCCCACCCCGGGCGCCCGGGTCGTCAGCCTCTCCAGCGGCTTCCACGCCCTGTCCGACCTCGACCACACCGACCTCAACGCCGAGCGCGGCTACCGTCGGTGGATCGCGTACGGCCGCTCCAAGACGGCCAACCTCCTCTTCGTCCACGAACTCGCGCGCCGCCTGGCCGCCGCCGGGTCCGGGCTCGTCGCGGCCGCCGCCCACCCCGGCTACGCCGCCACCAACCTGCAGACGGCAGGCCCCCGCCAGGAGGGCCGCCGCGCCGCCGCACGGATGATGGAGCTGGGCAACCGGATCATCGCCCAGCCCGCCGCCACCGGCGCCCTCCCCACCCTGTACGCCGCCACCGCGCCCGGCGTGCGGCCCGACGCCTTCATCGGGCCGAAGCTGGGCTGGCGCGGCGCGCCCACCCGCTCCTGGCGGGCCGGATGGACGCTGGACGACGCCTCCGGCGAGCGCCTCTGGACCGCGTCCGAGGAGCTCACCGGAGTCCGTTACTAG
- a CDS encoding amidohydrolase family protein, whose translation MQPSPASPASSTLSRRTMLAGAAALAGTTATVAATAPPATAVPGASAPASTAPAPGASRHRDKTVVFRNVRPFGAAKPTDLVVVDGRVSAGPAPRGAKVVDGGGRIALPSLVDAHIHPDKTTWGGSWVSRRPASGIADYVAQDVELFRSQRRPVAERAYGLMSHAVARGTRAMRAHADVAPAYGLAGVEGLADARERLRHALDVQIVAFPQHGVIRTPGTAELLEEAARAGIVDMIGGIDPIGFDQALDEQLDLVFGIADRHGIGVDIHLHDRGEKGLRAMRGIIDRTRALSLAGKVTVSHVFCLPALSDRELGAVAADLGAQDIALTTVAPSDSLVLPIARLREHGVRVGLGSDGVRDSWSPFGNADMMHRAHLLGWVTDIRLDEELSDCYGVAANGGADVMGLPHADLRPGAPADFVLVRGECLPQIVVDMPRRDLVVHGGVVVARDGEFLA comes from the coding sequence ATGCAGCCGTCCCCCGCCTCCCCCGCTTCCTCCACGCTCTCCCGCCGCACGATGCTGGCCGGTGCCGCCGCACTCGCGGGCACGACGGCCACCGTGGCCGCCACCGCCCCGCCCGCGACGGCCGTTCCCGGCGCGTCCGCCCCCGCGTCGACCGCGCCCGCTCCCGGTGCCTCGCGGCACCGGGACAAGACGGTGGTCTTCCGCAACGTGCGCCCCTTCGGCGCGGCGAAGCCGACGGATCTCGTGGTCGTCGACGGACGGGTCTCGGCCGGCCCCGCGCCGCGCGGTGCGAAGGTCGTCGACGGCGGGGGCCGGATCGCGCTGCCGTCGCTGGTGGACGCGCACATCCACCCGGACAAGACGACCTGGGGCGGCTCCTGGGTGTCGCGCCGCCCGGCGAGCGGCATCGCCGACTACGTCGCCCAGGACGTGGAGCTGTTCCGCAGCCAGCGTCGGCCGGTGGCCGAGCGCGCGTACGGACTGATGTCGCACGCGGTCGCGCGCGGCACCCGGGCCATGCGGGCCCACGCCGACGTGGCCCCGGCCTACGGCCTCGCCGGGGTGGAGGGCCTCGCCGACGCGCGGGAACGGCTTCGCCATGCGCTCGACGTGCAGATCGTCGCCTTCCCCCAGCACGGCGTCATCAGGACCCCGGGTACCGCGGAGCTCCTCGAGGAGGCCGCCCGCGCCGGAATCGTGGACATGATCGGCGGCATCGACCCGATCGGCTTCGACCAGGCCCTCGACGAGCAGCTCGACCTGGTCTTCGGCATCGCGGACCGGCACGGCATCGGCGTGGACATCCACCTGCACGACCGGGGCGAGAAGGGGCTCAGGGCCATGCGCGGCATCATCGACCGCACCCGCGCCCTGTCCCTCGCGGGCAAGGTCACCGTCAGCCACGTCTTCTGCCTGCCCGCCCTGTCGGACCGCGAGCTCGGCGCCGTCGCCGCCGACCTGGGCGCCCAGGACATCGCGCTCACCACCGTGGCGCCCTCCGACTCGCTGGTGCTGCCGATCGCCCGGCTGCGCGAGCACGGCGTACGGGTCGGGCTCGGCTCCGACGGGGTGCGCGACTCCTGGAGCCCGTTCGGCAACGCGGACATGATGCACCGCGCGCACCTGCTGGGCTGGGTGACGGACATCCGCCTCGACGAGGAGCTGTCGGACTGCTACGGCGTGGCCGCGAACGGCGGTGCGGACGTCATGGGCCTGCCCCACGCGGACCTCCGGCCCGGCGCACCGGCCGACTTCGTGCTGGTGCGGGGCGAGTGCCTGCCCCAGATCGTGGTGGACATGCCGCGCCGGGACCTGGTCGTGCACGGCGGGGTCGTGGTGGCCCGGGACGGCGAGTTCCTCGCCTGA
- a CDS encoding GntR family transcriptional regulator, whose protein sequence is MADSDRPRSAAEATAGTSAGATAKEAGPGPLGARAREAVLQRIVDRRYAQGARLVEREVAVELGMSRVPVREALRALVAEGLLELLPHSGVRVRRLERTDVEHLYEVWEPLAVQASRLAARVAAAGAPEGLTALEATLHQAESAAAEAEGTREVAAHTAFHEGVVAMAGNPLLARMMEQLSWQLRLLFGLREEPAHMRAQHAEMFRHIAAGDAEAAAASTLLHVRDSRAVALRSLFGDA, encoded by the coding sequence GTGGCGGACAGCGACAGGCCCCGATCGGCAGCCGAGGCGACGGCCGGGACGTCAGCCGGGGCGACGGCCAAGGAGGCCGGACCGGGCCCGCTCGGCGCGCGGGCGCGCGAGGCCGTCCTGCAGCGCATCGTCGACCGGCGGTATGCGCAGGGTGCCCGCCTCGTCGAGCGGGAGGTCGCCGTGGAGCTCGGCATGTCGCGCGTGCCGGTCCGCGAGGCGCTGCGCGCACTGGTCGCCGAGGGGCTCCTCGAACTGCTCCCGCACAGCGGTGTGCGCGTCCGGCGCCTGGAGCGCACCGATGTGGAGCATCTGTACGAGGTGTGGGAGCCCCTGGCGGTCCAGGCCTCCCGGCTCGCGGCGCGGGTCGCGGCGGCGGGCGCCCCCGAGGGGCTGACCGCCCTGGAGGCGACGCTGCACCAGGCCGAGTCGGCGGCGGCCGAGGCCGAGGGGACGCGGGAGGTCGCCGCGCACACGGCGTTCCACGAGGGCGTCGTCGCCATGGCCGGCAATCCGCTGCTCGCGCGCATGATGGAGCAGCTGAGCTGGCAGCTGCGGCTGCTGTTCGGGCTGCGCGAGGAACCCGCGCACATGCGGGCCCAGCACGCCGAGATGTTCCGGCACATCGCCGCGGGCGACGCGGAGGCCGCGGCGGCCAGCACGCTCCTGCACGTGCGGGACAGCAGGGCCGTCGCCCTGCGCTCCCTCTTCGGCGACGCCTGA
- a CDS encoding MFS transporter, with protein sequence MSTTTPPSTAGARRETVIVFALSLAAMVVSMMQTLPVPILGLIRADLGVSTAEVSWVTTATLLSAAVFTPLLGRFGDQHGKKPTLVAVLGVMVVGSVVAALATSLPLLILGRVLQGAATAIFPLALSVLREEVRPQKLPGAMSLVSGTLAFGSGLALVATGLLTSGPDADYRNAFWMATGFAALALLGVLFLVPATRHKTGGRTDFLGALALGVTLLLLLLPISQGHEWGWTSGRTLGSFAGAAVMTAVWVLIELKVREPLVDMRMFVHRPVLMANLAGILVGFGMFANFLGVSYLVQMPEALTGYGFDASILRASVQFLLPGAIVSLLASPVGGQLVRHRGPRTALVLAAALGTVGFGWLALDHGHTASVIGAGVIVGAAVSFGYAAMPAVIMASVPHHQSGIANGINSISRSTGSAIGSAVVTTILASKTVEHLPAGVPPLPAESGFTLTFWIGATAFALVAVIARFGLRAAQAPRGAAAPAPAAEQTAEPAAA encoded by the coding sequence ATGAGCACCACCACCCCGCCGTCCACCGCCGGCGCCAGACGCGAGACCGTCATCGTCTTCGCGCTGAGCCTGGCCGCCATGGTCGTGTCGATGATGCAGACCCTGCCGGTCCCGATCCTCGGCCTCATCCGGGCCGACCTCGGCGTCTCCACGGCCGAGGTCAGCTGGGTGACGACGGCCACGCTGCTCTCCGCCGCCGTCTTCACACCGCTGCTCGGCCGCTTCGGCGACCAGCACGGCAAGAAGCCCACCCTCGTGGCGGTGCTCGGCGTCATGGTGGTCGGCTCGGTGGTCGCCGCCCTGGCGACCTCGCTCCCCCTGCTGATCCTGGGCCGCGTGCTCCAGGGAGCGGCGACGGCGATCTTCCCGCTCGCGCTGTCCGTCCTGCGCGAGGAGGTCCGACCGCAGAAGCTGCCGGGCGCCATGTCCCTCGTCAGCGGCACCCTCGCCTTCGGCAGCGGTCTCGCGCTCGTCGCGACCGGCCTGCTCACCTCCGGCCCGGACGCCGACTACCGCAACGCCTTCTGGATGGCGACCGGCTTCGCCGCGCTCGCCCTGCTCGGGGTCCTCTTCCTGGTCCCCGCGACCCGCCACAAGACCGGCGGCCGCACCGACTTCCTCGGCGCGCTGGCCCTCGGCGTCACGCTGCTCCTGCTCCTGCTGCCCATCTCCCAGGGCCACGAGTGGGGCTGGACCTCCGGGCGCACGCTGGGCAGTTTCGCGGGCGCGGCCGTCATGACCGCCGTCTGGGTCCTGATCGAGCTGAAGGTCCGCGAGCCCCTGGTCGACATGCGGATGTTCGTCCACCGGCCGGTGCTCATGGCCAACCTGGCGGGCATCCTCGTCGGCTTCGGCATGTTCGCGAACTTCCTCGGCGTCTCCTACCTCGTGCAGATGCCCGAGGCCCTGACCGGATACGGATTCGACGCCTCGATCCTGCGCGCTTCCGTGCAGTTCCTGCTGCCCGGCGCGATCGTCTCGCTGCTCGCCTCCCCCGTCGGCGGCCAGCTGGTCCGCCACCGCGGTCCGCGCACGGCGCTGGTCCTGGCCGCCGCCCTCGGCACCGTGGGCTTCGGCTGGCTCGCCCTGGACCACGGCCACACCGCTTCGGTGATCGGCGCCGGCGTGATCGTCGGTGCGGCCGTGAGCTTCGGCTACGCGGCCATGCCCGCCGTCATCATGGCGAGCGTCCCGCACCACCAGAGCGGCATAGCCAACGGCATCAACTCCATCTCGCGCTCCACCGGCAGCGCGATCGGCAGTGCCGTCGTGACCACGATCCTGGCCTCGAAGACCGTGGAGCACCTGCCGGCGGGCGTCCCGCCGCTGCCCGCCGAGTCCGGCTTCACGCTCACCTTCTGGATCGGGGCGACGGCCTTCGCGCTCGTCGCCGTCATCGCGCGGTTCGGCCTGCGCGCCGCCCAGGCCCCCCGCGGCGCGGCGGCGCCCGCACCCGCCGCCGAGCAGACGGCCGAACCGGCGGCCGCCTGA
- a CDS encoding MarR family winged helix-turn-helix transcriptional regulator: MSATAPETPGKLQLLELLAAIGTAQWRDFATAAAHHGLTSTQAKVLAQLDTPLPMRALATLLVCDASNVTGIVDRLEARELVRREPDLTDRRVKNVVATDEGREIIRRVREEMQATHGALDTLTAAESATLYALLGRLRPGMERGD; this comes from the coding sequence ATGAGCGCGACGGCCCCTGAGACCCCCGGCAAGCTCCAGCTCCTGGAGCTCCTCGCCGCCATCGGCACGGCCCAGTGGCGGGACTTCGCCACCGCCGCGGCCCATCACGGCCTGACGTCCACCCAGGCCAAGGTGCTCGCCCAGCTCGACACCCCGCTGCCGATGCGCGCCCTCGCCACCCTGCTCGTGTGCGACGCGTCCAACGTGACCGGGATCGTGGACCGCCTCGAAGCCCGCGAGTTGGTGCGCCGCGAGCCCGACCTCACCGACCGCCGCGTGAAGAACGTGGTGGCGACGGACGAGGGCCGGGAGATCATCCGTCGCGTCCGCGAGGAGATGCAGGCGACCCACGGCGCCCTCGACACGCTCACCGCCGCCGAGAGCGCGACGCTCTACGCCCTGCTGGGCCGCCTGCGCCCGGGCATGGAGCGGGGCGACTGA
- a CDS encoding VOC family protein, whose product MACRISELVIDCADPERLAAFWSEVLGYVELGREEDGSIEIGPPGVGFGGPQPTLVLSPTSDPRTGKLPLHLDVNATDRDQDAELRRLLALGAEPADVGQTGSESWHVLADPEGNEFCLLRARIQPARVSSSRRPSG is encoded by the coding sequence ATGGCATGCCGCATCAGTGAGCTGGTCATCGACTGCGCAGACCCCGAACGCCTCGCCGCGTTCTGGAGCGAGGTCCTCGGATACGTCGAGCTCGGCCGGGAGGAGGACGGAAGCATCGAGATCGGGCCGCCCGGTGTCGGTTTCGGGGGGCCGCAGCCGACGCTCGTCCTGAGCCCCACCAGCGACCCCCGGACCGGCAAACTCCCGCTCCACCTCGACGTCAACGCCACGGACCGCGACCAGGACGCCGAACTCCGGCGACTGCTCGCGCTGGGTGCCGAGCCCGCCGATGTCGGTCAGACGGGCTCCGAGAGCTGGCACGTCCTCGCGGATCCCGAGGGCAACGAGTTCTGTCTCCTGCGGGCGCGGATCCAGCCGGCCCGAGTGTCGTCCTCGCGGCGCCCGTCCGGGTGA
- a CDS encoding DUF5713 family protein: MPITHQRVAGHAFLRAMYDDPYFPDHVVDQGKAILLRLCERVEAERPSDLEGLYVLTLAATEEFNALEEEFEAAGSEIETVARECICEEFRFVASQYGFTDADTQELMAGRDW; encoded by the coding sequence ATGCCGATCACACATCAGCGGGTGGCCGGACACGCGTTCCTGCGGGCGATGTACGACGACCCGTACTTCCCCGATCACGTGGTCGACCAGGGGAAGGCGATCCTGCTCCGGCTGTGTGAGCGGGTCGAGGCGGAGCGTCCGTCGGACCTGGAGGGCTTGTACGTGCTCACCCTGGCCGCGACGGAGGAGTTCAACGCCTTGGAGGAGGAGTTCGAGGCGGCCGGGAGTGAGATCGAGACGGTGGCGCGGGAGTGCATCTGTGAGGAGTTCCGCTTCGTCGCGTCGCAGTACGGGTTCACGGATGCGGACACGCAGGAGTTGATGGCCGGCCGGGACTGGTGA
- a CDS encoding SMP-30/gluconolactonase/LRE family protein, giving the protein MPSERPALYEMFDDRFRSGRCMNGDAELEVLYTGCRWAEGPVYLPAWRQVIWSDIPNDRMLRWDEETGSVSTFRRGAGHTNGNTLDRQGRLITCEQGNRRVTRTEHDGTVTVLADRWQGKRLNSPNDATVKSDGSIWFSDPDFGITSDYEGYRAESEIGANNVYRVDPTTGEVRLVADCFGAPNGLVFSADERRLFVSDTRAGFIRVFDVREDGTLSDGKVFADASARPRARFDNLRFDDDGRLWAAAMDDGVHCYDPDGTLIGRLNVPESVANISWGGAKRNRLFITAETSLYSAVMAVTGTHPTGPGRRPWLDAGAEGSV; this is encoded by the coding sequence ATGCCCAGCGAACGGCCCGCCCTGTACGAGATGTTCGACGACCGCTTCCGTTCGGGTCGGTGCATGAACGGCGACGCCGAGCTGGAGGTTCTGTACACCGGCTGCCGCTGGGCGGAAGGGCCCGTGTACCTGCCGGCCTGGCGACAGGTGATCTGGAGCGACATCCCCAACGACCGGATGCTGCGCTGGGACGAGGAGACCGGCTCCGTCAGCACCTTCCGCCGCGGCGCCGGACACACCAACGGCAACACCCTCGACCGGCAGGGCCGGCTGATCACCTGCGAGCAGGGCAACCGCCGGGTGACCCGGACCGAACACGACGGCACCGTCACCGTCCTGGCCGATCGCTGGCAGGGCAAGCGGCTGAACAGCCCCAACGACGCGACGGTGAAGTCCGACGGTTCGATCTGGTTCTCCGACCCGGACTTCGGCATCACCAGCGACTACGAGGGCTACCGCGCGGAGAGCGAGATCGGCGCGAACAACGTCTACCGCGTCGACCCGACGACGGGCGAGGTACGCCTGGTAGCCGACTGCTTCGGCGCGCCGAACGGTCTGGTCTTCTCCGCCGACGAGCGCCGGCTGTTCGTCTCCGACACCCGCGCCGGCTTCATCCGGGTCTTCGACGTGCGCGAGGACGGCACCCTGTCGGACGGCAAGGTCTTCGCCGACGCCTCCGCCCGCCCCCGCGCCCGCTTCGACAACCTGCGCTTCGACGACGACGGCCGGCTGTGGGCGGCGGCGATGGACGACGGCGTCCACTGCTACGACCCCGACGGCACCCTGATCGGACGCCTGAACGTCCCCGAGTCGGTCGCCAACATCTCCTGGGGCGGCGCCAAGCGCAACCGGCTCTTCATCACCGCCGAGACCAGCCTCTACTCCGCCGTCATGGCCGTCACCGGCACCCACCCGACGGGCCCGGGACGGCGCCCCTGGCTGGACGCAGGTGCCGAGGGGAGCGTCTAG
- a CDS encoding Lrp/AsnC family transcriptional regulator, which yields MDHIDRALLAQLQQDATQSYAALGRAVGLSAGAAHERVRKLRESGVIRRTTIDVDPAALGSGVLAYVMVDSTAWMGDSAQAFAALPELVEAHVIAGSASVLVKVRTATTEQLQDVLRRIYAIDGVSGTQATVVLESFFERPVSPGEGIAG from the coding sequence GTGGATCACATAGATCGCGCACTGTTGGCGCAACTCCAGCAGGACGCCACCCAGTCCTACGCCGCACTCGGCCGGGCCGTGGGCCTCTCCGCCGGCGCCGCCCACGAACGCGTACGCAAGCTGCGGGAGTCGGGCGTCATCCGGCGCACCACGATCGACGTCGACCCGGCGGCGCTGGGCAGTGGCGTCCTGGCGTACGTCATGGTCGACTCGACCGCCTGGATGGGCGACTCGGCGCAGGCCTTCGCCGCGCTCCCCGAGCTCGTGGAGGCGCACGTCATCGCGGGCAGCGCCTCGGTGCTGGTGAAGGTCAGGACCGCGACGACCGAGCAACTCCAGGACGTGCTCCGCCGGATCTACGCGATCGACGGAGTCAGCGGCACGCAGGCCACCGTCGTCCTGGAGTCCTTCTTCGAACGGCCGGTCTCCCCCGGGGAAGGGATCGCCGGCTGA
- a CDS encoding nitric oxide synthase oxygenase, with protein sequence MAVVRAPSAQEPGAGTGTSQFVDRRQAADFIRQFHREQPHVGDAESRVRAVLDEIDRTGTYEHTPAELTFGARVAWRNAARCIGRLYWRSMVVRDLRHLAAADDIAAACFEHLRLAGNGGRIRPVLSVFAPDRPEKPGPRIVNDQLVRYAGHRAAGGEWNGDPRSSTLTARARHLGWKRDEEAFQILPLMVQERPGVRPEWYELPDDAVLEVPLRHPDHEWFAELGLRWYAVPAISDMTLEIGGVRYPAAPFNGWYMGTEIGARNLADAERYDLLPVVADRLGLDRSSERTLWRDRALVELNVAVLHSYQEAGVTMADHHTESERFLRHIAQEDRLGRRTPADWSWIVPPISGSATSVFHRYYDPVDPTLRPAFLPREA encoded by the coding sequence ATGGCCGTGGTCCGCGCCCCGTCGGCGCAGGAGCCGGGGGCGGGGACGGGCACGTCGCAGTTCGTCGACCGGCGGCAGGCCGCGGACTTCATCCGCCAGTTCCACCGCGAGCAGCCGCACGTCGGGGACGCGGAGAGCAGGGTCCGGGCGGTGCTGGACGAGATCGACCGGACGGGTACCTACGAGCACACCCCCGCCGAGCTCACCTTCGGCGCGCGGGTCGCCTGGCGCAACGCCGCGCGGTGCATCGGCAGGCTCTACTGGCGCAGCATGGTCGTCCGCGACCTGCGGCACCTGGCGGCCGCCGACGACATCGCCGCCGCGTGCTTCGAGCACCTGCGGCTCGCCGGCAACGGCGGCCGGATCCGCCCGGTGCTCTCGGTCTTCGCGCCCGACCGACCGGAGAAGCCGGGCCCGAGGATCGTCAACGATCAGCTCGTCCGGTACGCCGGACACCGCGCCGCCGGCGGCGAGTGGAACGGCGACCCCCGCAGCTCCACCCTGACCGCCCGCGCACGCCACTTGGGCTGGAAGCGCGACGAGGAGGCCTTCCAGATCCTCCCCTTGATGGTCCAGGAGCGTCCCGGTGTGCGACCGGAGTGGTACGAGCTGCCGGACGACGCGGTCCTGGAGGTCCCGCTCCGGCACCCCGATCACGAGTGGTTCGCGGAACTGGGGCTGCGCTGGTACGCCGTGCCGGCCATCAGCGACATGACGCTGGAGATCGGGGGCGTGCGGTATCCGGCGGCCCCGTTCAACGGCTGGTACATGGGCACGGAGATAGGCGCCCGCAACCTCGCCGACGCCGAGCGCTACGACCTCCTGCCGGTGGTCGCGGACCGACTGGGCCTCGACCGTTCCTCCGAGCGCACGCTGTGGCGGGACCGGGCACTGGTCGAGCTCAACGTGGCGGTGCTGCACTCGTACCAGGAGGCGGGGGTGACGATGGCCGACCACCACACGGAGTCGGAGCGGTTCCTCCGCCACATCGCCCAGGAGGACCGCCTCGGCCGGCGCACCCCGGCCGACTGGAGCTGGATCGTCCCCCCGATATCCGGCTCCGCCACCTCCGTCTTCCACCGCTACTACGACCCGGTGGACCCGACCCTCCGCCCCGCGTTCCTCCCTCGGGAGGCCTGA